A genome region from Hippopotamus amphibius kiboko isolate mHipAmp2 chromosome 1, mHipAmp2.hap2, whole genome shotgun sequence includes the following:
- the INKA2 gene encoding PAK4-inhibitor INKA2: MIIALARPTDSPGFFSRQSHEAEKSGIMMTWKAHWPGMSMKEVGDGLQDQMNCMMGALQELKLLQVQTALEQLDISGAGPAPGCPESPRTHLEPPQWEGGRGPARPAACSTSSQPSLGGSATFASHRSVCGRALAPPPRTQLPGHQSCAQQGPELVEPDDWTSTLMSRGRNRQPLVLGDNVFADLVGNWLDLPELEKGGEKGEIGEAGDPKGGRGPPRELGRRFALTANIFRKFLRSVRPDRDRLLKEKPGWVTPTASEPRAGRLQKVKKRSHSKGSGRCPFPGSSEPGGGENPSTSCPKALESSPSGFDINTAVWV; this comes from the exons ATGATAATTGCCCTCGCACGTCCCACGGACTCTCCCGGTTTCTTCTCACGACAATCCCATGAGGCTGAAAAGTCAGGAATTATGATGACATGGAAAGCTCACTGGCCTGGA ATGTCCATGAAGGAGGTGGGTGACGGCTTGCAGGATCAGATGAATTGCATGATGGGGGCGCTGCAAGAACTGAAGCTCCTGCAGGTGCAGACGGCCCTGGAGCAGCTGGACATCTCTGGAGCGGGTCCTGCCCCAGGCTGCCCTGAAAGCCCCCGGACACATCTTGAGCCCCCTCAGTGGGAGGGTGGCAGAGGTCCTGCCAGGCCCGCAGCCTGCTCCACCTCCAGCCAACCTTCTCTTGGCGGCAGCGCCACGTTTGCATCTCATAGGAGTGTGTGTGGGAGGGCTCTGGCTCCCCCGCCCAGGACACAGCTGCCAGGGCACCAGAGCTGTGCCCAGCAGGGGCCAGAGCTGGTGGAACCTGATGACTGGACCTCCACGTTGATGTCCCGGGGCCGGAATCGACAGCCTCTGGTGTTAGGTGACAACGTTTTTGCGGACTTGGTGGGCAACTGGCTGGACTTGCCGGAGCTGGaaaagggtggggagaagggtgaGATCGGGGAGGCTGGAGACCCCAAAGGAGGGAGGGGCCCGCCGCGGGAGCTGGGCCGCAGGTTTGCCCTAACAGCAAACATCTTTAGGAAGTTCTTGCGCAGTGTGCGGCCTGACCGCGACCGGCTGCTGAAGGAGAAACCAGGCTGGGTGACACCCACGGCCTCCGAGCCCCGAGCCGGACGCTTGCAGAAGGTCAAGAAGCGGAGCCATTCCAAGGGCTCTGGACGTTGCCCCTTCCCAGGCAGCTCGGAGCCCGGAGGAGGGGAGAATCCTTCCACCAGCTGCCCCAAGGCCCTGGAATCCTCACCCTCTGGCTTCGATATTAACACAGCTGTTTGGGTCTGA